The Candidatus Angelobacter sp. sequence GTGCCCCCACTCGCAGGGAGACGACGGCTCTTCTCTTCGTAAAGCTGGTGAAAACTGGCAAGCATAGAACGCTCGTCTGCCGTGAAACTCGAATCAAACCGTGATTCGCCGGGATGATAGAGATCGTTGAACCACATGCAAAGTAACTCAGCCGTAATGTCAACATGAGGCACATCCCTCTCATAGGCTAACTGCTGCTCCTCCGAAGCAAGTAGCTGCAACAGCTCGATGACGCGTCCTCTTCTGTCTGGAGGTTGCTGATGCACGTGATGTCGTTTAGCAACTGGCTACTTGCTCCCCACGCAATACAGTTTCGAGCCGGTGCGAATGAACAGGCAGCCGTTGGCGATGGCAATGCTCGAACGCAGATCGTTGTCGTTCTCGTCGCCCATTGCGGTTTTGTGCAGCAGTTTGAATTGTTCGCCCGCTTCCACCACAAAGACGTCGCCACGAAAGTTCATGAAATAAATCCTGCCATTGGCCGCAGTGGGCGACGTCTCGATTTTCGCCTGGCTTCCGGTTTCACCGGTCCATTCGACCTTGCCCGTTTCCGGCACGACGCGGGAAAGCGTTTTTCGGTCACTGTTGAGGACGTAAAACCGGCCTTCGTAAAACAACGGTGTGCTTACGTCCGTGGAGATTTCGCGATCCGAACTTTTCCAGGCCAGGCCCGAGTCGTCGAGGTTGCCTTTGGCTCCGGCTTTGACGGCGAAAATGGGCGCGCCCTTCGGTCCGCAGGCAAGCGCCACTCCGCCACCGGCGACCGGCGAAGGCACCAGCCGCCAGTGCGTGATTTTGTTCGGATTCCACGTGCCCCAGCGCCAGAGTTCCTTGCCGTTGTCCGGATCATGGCCGGTGATGCAATCGCCGCCGGTGATGAGCAGTTCCGTCCGATTGTTGAACGTGTAAGGAATCGGTGTGGAGTAGGATTCCTTTGATTCCTCGCGTGCGTCGTTCGGACGAACGACCTTCCAGAGTTCCTTGCCGGTTTGCGGATCGAGCGCCAGCAGGAACGAATCAATCGGGCCGTCCGTGCGCCCGCGGCCATGCACGGGCACGTTGCGCTGGAGGACCTGCACATAAAGGCGACCGGCGTAAAACGTCGGGCTGCTCCCGTAAGTCCATTGGTAGGCGAACTGGCCGTAATCCTTCTGGATGTTCCGGGACCAGACCTCCTTGCCGTTGAAGTCGAACGCCGTGAGTTGCCCGTTGCCGTAATAGAACCAGACCCGCTTGCCGTCGGTGACCGGCGACGGCGAAGAGAAGTTGCTCTTGTCATCGAAACCAAGGCCGGTGCCGGTCTCGTGTTTCCAAAGCATCCTGCCGGTGGCGCGATCAAGGCAGATGGCCTGAAGCGTGCCGGCCTTCTGATCCACGGAACTGACAAAGACATGGTCGCTCCAGACGATCGGCGTGGCAGCGGAAGGCCCGGGAAGATCGGCCGCCCATTTCACGTTTTCGGTCTTCGAGAAAGTGGTCGAGAGGCCCTTCTCGGTGGTCGAGCCGTTGAAAAGGGGTCCGCGCCATTGGGGCCAGTTTTCCGCTCGCAACGGAAGGGAGGCGGACGCGATCAGACCGCCAAGGAATAAAAACCAAGCCAGTGTTCTTTTGCCGTTGTTCATAATGTTCTGCCGGGTCCGGCGCAGGTTCGAGTCGCTGATCCGGGTGATTCTGTGCACGCGTGATAACAAACGAACGCGCGGAAAACAAGGCCCATTCGGGAGCCTTCGGGTGATCGGTCGGTGTCGATGAATCCGTGCTCGACAGCCGGAGATTTCAGTTTTATGAACCGTGCGACGCAATGAAAAAGCCATTCCCCATCGGTGCGTTGGCCCTGATTGCGTGGCTGTTCGCGGCTGTGTCGGCAAACGCGGCGGACCCGACGAACAAACCCACGGTCGTGCTGATTTCCGGCGAGTTTGAATACAAGTCCTATGAGACGTTGCCGGCCTTCAAGCGTTATTTGGAAACGAACTATGGTTTTAACTGCATTTATCTCGAGCGGACGCAGGGTGAGGACATTCCCGGCCTGAACGCGCTCGACCAGGCGGATCTGGTCGTGCTTTTTGCCCGCCGCATGACGCTGCCGGAAAATCAACTTGGCAAAATCAAACAGTATGTCGAATCCGGCAAACCGTTGATCGGCCTGCGCACCGCCAGCCACGCGTTTGAGAACTGGAAGGAGTGGGACCACGACGTGCTGGGCGGGAATTACCACATGCATCACGCGAACGAACTCGTCGCGACGATTCGAGTTGCAGCCGGGGCGGCGGATCACCCGATTCTCAAGGGTGTGGAAAAAGAATTCGTCGCGGGAGGTTCGTTGTATCGCAACGCGCCGTTGCCGGCGTCATCCACCGTGTTGCTGACAGGGAGTGTGACGAACTTCCCGGCCGAACCGGTGGCGTGGACGCACCGCTACAAGGGCGCCCGAATCTTTTACACGTCGCTGGGACATCCGAAGGATTTTGAAAGCTCGTCGTTCCGTCGGTTGTTGATCAACGCGATTTTTTGGACGTTGAACCGTCCAGTGCCGGATACCGGGAAAGCGGCTGACGAGAAGTCGCAATGAAAAATGCTCTCCGGCGGGAAATCTACCGCCGCCACCAGCTCCGGCCGACCGTGCCGGTTTCCTTTTTGGCGCGCAGTTGACTGATCAACAACTGGCTGCGGGCGGCTTCCATGGCCATGCGAAAATCATCATAGGAGCGGTACCGCTCAGCCGGACTTTTGGCCATCGCAATGACGAGCGCGTCACTGGTCGGTTGGGTCACGTCGGACACGACCTGGTCTGGCGGCGTCAACGGCGTGTGGATGTGCGCGGCAACGACTTCCTCGACGGTCGGGGCTTCAAAGGGCACGTGGCCGGTCAACGCATGATACAACGTGCCGGCGAGGCTGTACATGTCCGATAGAAAATCCTCCCGTTCGCGCTTCACTTTTTCCGGGGCGATGTAGTAAGGCGTGCCCCACACTGCGGTGTCGTATTCCGTGTCCGCGTCGCTGGCCCGCGCGAGGCCGAAATCCACAAGCTTGGGTTCGCCCTCGGCGTTAAAGAGAATATTGCCCGGTTTGATGTCGCGATGCAGCAGGTTGTGTTTGAGCGCGGTGTCGAGCGCGGAAGCGACCTTGATTCCAACGTCGAGCACCTGGAGCTCGTGCAGTCGGACCTGTTCCTCGATCCGGTGGTCAAGACTGCCGCGATCGGCCAGTTCCATCACCAGGTAGAGCTGGCCGTCCAGTTCGTCGAACGTGTAAATGTGAATGATGTTCGTGTGGTTCAAGGCGGCGCAGGCGCGGGCCTCGCGATAAAAGCTTTCCAGGGACTTCGTGTCTTCCGCCAGTTCTTTGCGCATGAGTTTCACCGCCACCTCCCGTTCGAGCATCAGGTCAAACGCGCGATAGACCGTCCCCATGCCGCCGGAGGCGATGGCGTCGCGCAGCTCGAACTGCCGCATCCGCATGGGCATCATGACGGGATGCCCGCATTTGGTGCATGGAGTCGTGGTCAAGGGCGGCAGGTCGCCGGAAATAAACACCTTTGCGCCACAGCCGCCGCACGAAACCATGCGCAGCGGTTTGCGAACTTCATTTGATGCAGGCGTCACAATTCAACTCTAGCATTTAACGTTCCCACTACAAGTTTGGATATTGCTGAATGCCGCCAGGTTCAAATCATCCGGCGCGTTTGCGAAGGCCGGGAGCAGCCCACCTCGCCGCAAAGACCGCCGTTTCAAAGTCCATTGCGGCGAACTTCCCTGTCCTTCAATTGGAAGTGAGGAATTTCAACAACTCCAGTTGCTCGCGATCCCCCAGTGATTCCAGAAGTCCTTCGGGCATCAGAGACTTGTCGCTGGTCGTGCGCCGTGCGATGTCGGCCCTGGGTATCGTCATCTGGTCGGCAGTGGTGCGGATGGCGAGCGTGGCGGGCGTTTCGTTGACGACAAGGCCCGAAACGACGTCGCCGCTGCGGGTCTCCACGGTGGTCATCTGAAAATCGGAGCCGATGACAGCGTTTGGGTCGATGATGTTTTCGAGAAAATAGCGGACGCCATTCCGACCCGCGCCGGTGAGTTCCGGTCCGAGCCGGACGCCCTCGTTGCCGACGCGATGGCATTGTGCGCAAAGCTTCTGGAAATGTCCCCGCCCGGCTTCAGCATCATAGGCCCAAAGCGGCGCTTCGTCGAAAACCTTCTCCAGTCGAGCGATCTGCTGTTGTTTTTCAGCGGGACTCTGGTTGATCCTGCCCCACGTCGCTGCGACCCGTCTGTCCACTTCAGAGTTCTTCAATTGTGTAAGCTGGCGGACGTGGAATGCGGTCAGTTGATCGCGTTTGAGCCCGCCCGCCGCGACGGCATCCAGCAGCGCCAGCGCGAAACTCGTGCGGCTGGTCAGCGTATTCAGCGCGGCTGCGCGTTCGGTCGCTGAAAAACCCTGGAACCGGCTGATCAACGCTCCTGGTATTTCGGCCGCGTCGAAGCGTGCCATCAAATGGATGATCTGTCCACGGAAGGTTGCGTCGTCGAGCAGGCGCACGAAAATCGGCAGCGAGGCGCGGTCGAGGGCGCGGCTGAGAACTGCGAAGGCATGCTTGCGTGCTTCGGCCTCGGCGCCTTCATTTGCGAGCACGTCCCGAAGGCGCGGGAACATCGACTCGTCGCCGAAGACCGCCGCGATGCGTTCCGCCTGTCTGTGGATGCGCAGATCCTTGCTTGCGTAGAGTTGTTGCGCGATGTGCTTCCACGCGGCCGGCATGGCAACGCGGGCCCGCGTCTCCAACGCAAGCCAGAGGCCGGCGAGGCGGCGGGGCAACGTCTCGCCGTCCGAATTGTCGAGCTTCATCACGGCACGATTCAACGCACCACCTCCCATTGTAGCTGCATACCAGTAAATCCAGTCGGCGAGTTGCGGGATGGGCGTCCTTGCAGCGATGGCAAACGCGCGGTCCAGGTCCTTTGGCATCCGCTGGGCGAGGCCGTGCCAGAGAAGCGGGGGAAGATTGCGATCGGCCCGGTCTTCGCCGTGCCGCGCCAGCGCCTCGGCGATCTCCCAGGCGGTTTTTTCCGTGACTCGCTGAATCGCGGAAGCCAGGTGGAGGCGAACGACCGGCGACGGATCCTCCTTTGCCATGCGGACCAGCTCGCGTTCCACGATCGGATTCATTTCCTGATCGGTCCAGAGCCGGACGGTCCAGGCACGCACGAATTCGTCCGGGTCTGCCCGCGTCGTCTTCGAAAGCTCAACGGAAAACTCGCCCACCGCGTTCGCGGCCCAGAGACTGCGCAGCCGGCGTGCAGGTGATGGATCGGATTTCGTCATCTCCACCAGGCGCTTCCTCGTCTTGCGATCCACCGGCGGGCCGTGCCGGTTTTCGAGCGAATCGTAGTAGCGCTCGTTTAACAGCCGTTGTGCCGTCCGCGCAAACCATTCGTTTTTGTGCGAGAGCAGCTCGATGAGTTCCAGGTTGCTCTTCGCCGCGAGGTCCACTTTTTTCGGCTGATAAGTCGCGTCATATTGGATGCGGTAGATGCGCCCATTGCTGCGATCCCAGCGCTCCGTGTCCGGATTGTGACAATGCTGCTGGTCATACCAGTCAATCACATAAACGGCGCCGTCGGGACCGTATTGCAGGTCCACGGCGACGTATTTCGGGTCACTGCAAAAAAACTGGTCCTGGCCGGCATGGACGGTATCGAACCCGGACCCCAGCCGTTTGTTGACCTGATGATTGATCTGATGTCCGTGGAGATTGTGAGTGAACAGGTGGCCGCGATATTCGTCGGGCCAGTTATCACCGAGGTAGATCATCGTCCCGACATGCGCGTGGCCGCCGTAGATGGCGTCACTGCCGGGCTTGCCCGCGCCACCGGCCCCGTGGTCGTATCGCGCGGAAGCCAGCAGGTAATTGCGATAGTCGGGGAAATCCCCGGGCGGATTCGCGATTATGAACGGTGGGTAATTCGCGTTCGCCTGGTTCCAGAAACAGCCGCCTTGAATGACGTGCGTCGTGCAGCCGCGCCCCCAGTAACTGCGGCAATGCGTCATGAAGAGCTGGCCGTGTTCATCGTAGTCCAGGCCCCACTGGTTGCTGCCCCCGTTGGCGAACACTTCAAACTTGTGCCGGCGTGGATGATATCGCCACACGCCCGCGCGCAATTCGACGCGCTCCGCGTCGGGCGCGCCAGGCCTGCCAATGTGCGCGGTGTTGAATACGCCCTGATTCCCGTAGAGCCAGCCGTCGGGTCCCCACAAGAAACTGTTCAAGCACTCGTGCGTGTCTTGAAAACCAAAGCCGTCGAGCAATACCTGCGGCGGGCCGTCGGGCACATCGTCGTGATTGCGGTCCGGAATGAACAACAACTCCGGCGCCGCGCCCACCCATACCCCGCCGTAGCCGACCTCCAATCCAGAGACGAGGTTTAATCCTTCGGCGAAAGTTTTCCGGGTTTCGAATCTCCCATCGCCGTCCCGGTCTTCAAAGATTACAATCTTGTCGAGACCCTGGCCGGATGGCCGCTTCGTTGGGTAACTGAAAGCTTCGGCCACCCAGATGCGGCCGCGCTCGTCGAATGCGAAGGCGACGGGCTGTCGCAAATCAGGTTCGGCGGCGATCAACTCCGCACGGAATCCTTCCGGCAAATACATTTGAGCAAGCGTCTGTTCGGCGGGTGTGCGGGGCGCTGAGGGCATCGGGTTCGGCTTCAAATGTTGGAGGACAGGACTGGTCTGGAGCCGATTGACATCCGGCAGTGGTTGCTCGGTGACGCCCGAAGTTGTCATCAAGAGCGAGACCAGTATTGCAAGGGAGCTCGCCTTGACAGAGCGCAGCTGGAAATTGAGGGGTTGCACAGAATCGCAATACTGACATCGTGGGAAGTTGTCAAAGACTCGCTTCAGAACTCCTTTTGGCGGGCCAAATCGAACGGCCCGCGAAAGACAAGATGTGCAGCCCGGCGCCAAGTGATCAAGATTCAACCCGATCCGTGTTATCGATTCCCGGCCCGCTGGAGAGGGTCCCAATACTGGGAGTTGATCAGCGATTTGACATTAAGGCCGTAGGGATCCAGCGGCGGATTGATCTGCGCGTCTTTGCGAACTTCGGAGTGCCCGTCATTGAAGACAACCACGGAAGCACCCAAATGCCGTTTAGGTTCAATACCCTCGTAAGCCTTGAAGGTACTGAGTTTCGTATCCATGCAGCCATTCGGCCACCAGAGGCTGCTGCTCCAGACGGGCGGGTTGCCGTACGGCTGTTTGTCACCAACTACCAGGTTCTGGGCGGGGTTGACGATCGAACTTCGCTTGAACCAGGGCTTGGTTTGAAAATTGAATCCAGCGACCGTCAAGTTGTCGCCGGTATAAGGGTGGATACCGAGGAAATAACCGTTGAAGCCATATCCGACCAGGTGGCAATCGAACTTCCATTCCCATTTATAGCCGTTGTCCAGACGTTTGCCCTTAATGCTGGGGTCATGGAACAAGTTGCTTTGATTCCGGGAGTATCCGATGATTGAGGTGCCCCACCAATTGGTCAACGAGGCGACCGGATCGGCTGCATTCGGTCCGGTCAATCCCAGATTGCGGTGCGCGGGAAAGACGTCGTTGTTCTCGTCCGTGTAAAACTGCATGAACAGGCTGATCTGGCGAAGGTTGTTCATGCAGGCGATGCGCTCGCCCTTGGCCTTGGCGCGTGCCAGCGCTGGCAACAGCAACCCGGCCAGGATGGCGATTATGGCGATCACCACCAGCAGTTCGATCAGCGTGAATGCTTGATGGGCAGCCGTGAAACGCCGAACCGGATTCCTCGTCTTCATAACACATTCGGTTTACCGGGGTGACGACCTGTTTATAGGACGGTTGCTTCGATCCAAACAAGCCCTTTCTGTTTCGTTTTGAAAACGCCCGTCGATCCGGTCAAACCAAGGCCAGGGCGGCTGAAAAAAAGCGATCGAATCCCAACCCGGCTCCGAAGGTGTCAATCCGGCCAATTGACAAGGACTGCTTGAACGCCGATTTTGTCTGCACAGCGTGACTTCGCTGTGGGACGGACGCAACCCGGGAATCGGAAAAAAGCAAAACGTGAAACAGGCATTCACAGTCGTCGAGTTGCTTGTGGTGATCGCCGTTATCGCCATTCTTGCAGGTCTGCTATTACCTGCGGTCGCGAAGGCAAAGACCAAGGGCCAGGGCATCCAATGCATGAATAATCACCGGCAGTTGATGCTCGCCTGGCGAATGTATAACGACGACAACAACGACCAGCTCCTCTACGCCAGCCCCGGTGTTTTTTCCGGTGATACCAACTCGGACCCTTACACCTGGGTGCTTGGTTGGATGGATTTTGATCCTGACAATCCTTCCAACTGGGACGTGAACCAGGACATCGCGAAAAGTCCGCTCTGGCCCTATTGCGGCAGGTCCGCCGGGATTTGGAAATGTCCGGCGGACAAATCCACAGTTACGCCGTCACGAGGACCCTATCAAGGCCGGGCGACTCCGCGGGTGCGCAGCATGTCCATGAACCTCTGGGTCGGAGGGTTCGGAGGATATGACGACGGTATATCCGGCGGCGACGGCCGAACGCAGGGCGGCAATTTGTGGAGAGTTTATCTCAAGGCAAATGAGATGATCGATCCCGGCCCGGCGCGCACCTTTGTTCTGCTGGACATGCGCGAGGACAGCATTGACATCGGGAACTTCGCCGTGGACATGACCGGCTGGCCCGACCAACGCGCGGAGACGGGTTTCTACGATCTGCCGGCCAGTTACCACAATCACGCCGGCGGCCTTTCGTTCGCTGACGGCCACTCGGAGATCAGGCGGTGGGTGGACGACCGCACGACGCCGCCGCTCGTCAAGGGCGGCCTGATCCCGGACATTCTCTCTTCGCCCGATAACAAAGACGTCATCTGGTTGCAGGAGCGTTGCACGCGAAAAGTCGTGCGATGATACGCGCCGTCTAATTCGACCCGAGCGAAACATGGAGTCCCGCAAGTGTCGTCACGCCCTGCGGGATTCACGGACCGCCAGGCCAGGGACTTAACCTGAAACAGTTATCTTGCGTGGTT is a genomic window containing:
- a CDS encoding PQQ-binding-like beta-propeller repeat protein, translating into MNNGKRTLAWFLFLGGLIASASLPLRAENWPQWRGPLFNGSTTEKGLSTTFSKTENVKWAADLPGPSAATPIVWSDHVFVSSVDQKAGTLQAICLDRATGRMLWKHETGTGLGFDDKSNFSSPSPVTDGKRVWFYYGNGQLTAFDFNGKEVWSRNIQKDYGQFAYQWTYGSSPTFYAGRLYVQVLQRNVPVHGRGRTDGPIDSFLLALDPQTGKELWKVVRPNDAREESKESYSTPIPYTFNNRTELLITGGDCITGHDPDNGKELWRWGTWNPNKITHWRLVPSPVAGGGVALACGPKGAPIFAVKAGAKGNLDDSGLAWKSSDREISTDVSTPLFYEGRFYVLNSDRKTLSRVVPETGKVEWTGETGSQAKIETSPTAANGRIYFMNFRGDVFVVEAGEQFKLLHKTAMGDENDNDLRSSIAIANGCLFIRTGSKLYCVGSK
- a CDS encoding ThuA domain-containing protein, encoding MKKPFPIGALALIAWLFAAVSANAADPTNKPTVVLISGEFEYKSYETLPAFKRYLETNYGFNCIYLERTQGEDIPGLNALDQADLVVLFARRMTLPENQLGKIKQYVESGKPLIGLRTASHAFENWKEWDHDVLGGNYHMHHANELVATIRVAAGAADHPILKGVEKEFVAGGSLYRNAPLPASSTVLLTGSVTNFPAEPVAWTHRYKGARIFYTSLGHPKDFESSSFRRLLINAIFWTLNRPVPDTGKAADEKSQ
- a CDS encoding serine/threonine-protein kinase, whose amino-acid sequence is MTPASNEVRKPLRMVSCGGCGAKVFISGDLPPLTTTPCTKCGHPVMMPMRMRQFELRDAIASGGMGTVYRAFDLMLEREVAVKLMRKELAEDTKSLESFYREARACAALNHTNIIHIYTFDELDGQLYLVMELADRGSLDHRIEEQVRLHELQVLDVGIKVASALDTALKHNLLHRDIKPGNILFNAEGEPKLVDFGLARASDADTEYDTAVWGTPYYIAPEKVKREREDFLSDMYSLAGTLYHALTGHVPFEAPTVEEVVAAHIHTPLTPPDQVVSDVTQPTSDALVIAMAKSPAERYRSYDDFRMAMEAARSQLLISQLRAKKETGTVGRSWWRR
- a CDS encoding PVC-type heme-binding CxxCH protein; its protein translation is MPSAPRTPAEQTLAQMYLPEGFRAELIAAEPDLRQPVAFAFDERGRIWVAEAFSYPTKRPSGQGLDKIVIFEDRDGDGRFETRKTFAEGLNLVSGLEVGYGGVWVGAAPELLFIPDRNHDDVPDGPPQVLLDGFGFQDTHECLNSFLWGPDGWLYGNQGVFNTAHIGRPGAPDAERVELRAGVWRYHPRRHKFEVFANGGSNQWGLDYDEHGQLFMTHCRSYWGRGCTTHVIQGGCFWNQANANYPPFIIANPPGDFPDYRNYLLASARYDHGAGGAGKPGSDAIYGGHAHVGTMIYLGDNWPDEYRGHLFTHNLHGHQINHQVNKRLGSGFDTVHAGQDQFFCSDPKYVAVDLQYGPDGAVYVIDWYDQQHCHNPDTERWDRSNGRIYRIQYDATYQPKKVDLAAKSNLELIELLSHKNEWFARTAQRLLNERYYDSLENRHGPPVDRKTRKRLVEMTKSDPSPARRLRSLWAANAVGEFSVELSKTTRADPDEFVRAWTVRLWTDQEMNPIVERELVRMAKEDPSPVVRLHLASAIQRVTEKTAWEIAEALARHGEDRADRNLPPLLWHGLAQRMPKDLDRAFAIAARTPIPQLADWIYWYAATMGGGALNRAVMKLDNSDGETLPRRLAGLWLALETRARVAMPAAWKHIAQQLYASKDLRIHRQAERIAAVFGDESMFPRLRDVLANEGAEAEARKHAFAVLSRALDRASLPIFVRLLDDATFRGQIIHLMARFDAAEIPGALISRFQGFSATERAAALNTLTSRTSFALALLDAVAAGGLKRDQLTAFHVRQLTQLKNSEVDRRVAATWGRINQSPAEKQQQIARLEKVFDEAPLWAYDAEAGRGHFQKLCAQCHRVGNEGVRLGPELTGAGRNGVRYFLENIIDPNAVIGSDFQMTTVETRSGDVVSGLVVNETPATLAIRTTADQMTIPRADIARRTTSDKSLMPEGLLESLGDREQLELLKFLTSN
- a CDS encoding type II secretion system protein; its protein translation is MKTRNPVRRFTAAHQAFTLIELLVVIAIIAILAGLLLPALARAKAKGERIACMNNLRQISLFMQFYTDENNDVFPAHRNLGLTGPNAADPVASLTNWWGTSIIGYSRNQSNLFHDPSIKGKRLDNGYKWEWKFDCHLVGYGFNGYFLGIHPYTGDNLTVAGFNFQTKPWFKRSSIVNPAQNLVVGDKQPYGNPPVWSSSLWWPNGCMDTKLSTFKAYEGIEPKRHLGASVVVFNDGHSEVRKDAQINPPLDPYGLNVKSLINSQYWDPLQRAGNR
- a CDS encoding type II secretion system protein; the protein is MKQAFTVVELLVVIAVIAILAGLLLPAVAKAKTKGQGIQCMNNHRQLMLAWRMYNDDNNDQLLYASPGVFSGDTNSDPYTWVLGWMDFDPDNPSNWDVNQDIAKSPLWPYCGRSAGIWKCPADKSTVTPSRGPYQGRATPRVRSMSMNLWVGGFGGYDDGISGGDGRTQGGNLWRVYLKANEMIDPGPARTFVLLDMREDSIDIGNFAVDMTGWPDQRAETGFYDLPASYHNHAGGLSFADGHSEIRRWVDDRTTPPLVKGGLIPDILSSPDNKDVIWLQERCTRKVVR